DNA from Krasilnikovia cinnamomea:
GAAAGCGCTCGTCCTCGTGAGCCGGCAGGCCCGAAGTCCATTCCGCCTCCCGGCAGAACTGTGGATCCACAGCCCATCCGGCGATGACGGCGGCGTCCTGTGAGGCAAGAACCCGCAGTATGACACCAGGTTCGACCGACCCGTTCACGTCCCGATCGTAGGTGCCGCAGCAGAACTGGACAGCCGTTACCGAATGCTACGGTGACCGCATGACTGCGGTGCCCGAGTGGATGCGTCCGCCTCGCCCCGAGGGCTGGTACGCCGAGGACCTCGACAGTCTCGCCGAGGCGCCGCGCCACACCGAACTGATCGATGGAGCCCTCGTCTTCATGATGTCTCCCCAGCGGGTCTGGCACGCCCGCATGATCACCGCGCTGGTGAACTCCCTGACGGACCAGGCCCCGGCAGGCATCGAGGTCGACCGGGAAATCACGATCCGACTCGACCAATGGAATCGGCCGGAGCCTGATCTCCTAGCCACCAAGGCACCTTTCGATCCGTCCCGCACTTTCTACACGCCTGAAGAGACTCTGCTGGTCGTGGAGGTGGTCTCGCCGGAGTCGGCGCATCGCGACCGCAACGTCAAGCTGCGCAAGTACGCGGAAGCCGGTATCGCGAACTACTGGCGCATCGAGGACGAGGATGGCTCCCCGGTGGTCCACGCCTACGAACTCGACGGACCCACCCGGTCGTACGTGGCGACCGCGATCCACCGCCACGAACTGCGCACCACGACGCCGTTCGCGATAAAGATCGACTTGGATGGGCTGGTGCCCGGCCGCAAGACCTGAGCCAGGCGCCGACGTCCGCCGGTGTTTGCGCCGCAACAACGTCACACGTTGAATCGGAACTCGACCGGATGACGTCCCCGATCAACAGCTTGGACGCTCCCGCCATCATCGAGAAGATCGCTACAGCCCGATGGTCCGGACGCGCTGCCCGCACAGCTTGACCATGTCGTCGACATCGGATGTCAGAACTGCCACCGGCGCAGGTAATCGTAGCGCCACCTCGGCGACCATGGCATCGATGGCGTATTTGTGCCCATGCAGCCCAGCCGCCTTCAACAGCGCTGCACTACGGCGGGCACTTTCCTTCGTCACCGCCTCCACTCGAATCTGAGACAGCAGCCAGCTCAGCCGGGCGGTATCCACGCCGGAGTGGGAAATCTCGATGATCGTGGCGGCCGACATGGCCAGATCGGTCCCGTCCCGCTCCGCCTGCTCCAGCAGTCGCATTACCTTGCGATCGCGGTCAATCCATCCGGAGAAGCCTTGCGAGTCGAGCACCAGCGACTCGAGGCTCACGCCGCGCGCCCAGTCTCCTCAGCCCCGTGCAGGAGCGACCGAGCCTCGGCCATCTCCTTGTCAGTGAACGGCCCGAACTCGCCTTGGTAGCGATCCAACTCCTCCCGGAGGAGTCTGCGCCGCTCGGCGCGCTCGGCCAGCTCGGTGAGGTAGCCGGAGACGTTGTCGGTGTGCGTCTTCATGCTTTCCAGCAACTCCACCGGCAGCGTGATCGTGACCTTCTTCGTCCTCGCCATTCGTCGACCATACCACGGTGTTACCACAGCTGCCCCAACCGTTGGCGCTGATCCGATGCGGTAGACGTTGAACCGGAATCAGACATTAGATCGGAACTCGACTACGTCGCCGTCGCGCATGACGTAGTCCTTGCCTTCCATCCGTACCTTGCCCGCGGCCTTGGCCGCCGCCATCGAACCGGCCGCCATCCGGTCGTCGAAGCTGACGATCTCGGCCTTGATGTTCGTCGCTCTGGAAGTCGACACGGATCTGCTCATCGGCTTGGGGATGTGGGCAGGCGCCGATGTCCGCCAAAGGTTGAGCCGGACATCGGGTGCGGCGGCGCTCTTAGGCCGACTGGAGAGGCCGGATGCTGTCGAGGATGTCGCCGAGCGCGTCCTTCTCAATCTCGAGGTCGTACCGGTTCTGCAGATTGATCCAGAAGAGGTCGGTCGTTCCGAAGTAGCGCGCCAGGCGGAGGGCCGTGTCGGCGGTGACACGCCGCTTGCCGTGGACGATCTCATTGATCCGCCGGGGCGGCACCCCGATGGCCACAGCAACCTTGTGCTGAGTGATCCCGAGCGGTGCGATGAAATCCTCCATCAGCACCTCGCCGGGGTGAATCGGGGCCAGCTTGCTCATCTCGTTTCACCTCCCTAGTGGTAGTCCACGATTTCCACGTCTTCCGGACCAGTTTCGGTCCAGACGAAGCAG
Protein-coding regions in this window:
- a CDS encoding HigA family addiction module antitoxin, which translates into the protein MSKLAPIHPGEVLMEDFIAPLGITQHKVAVAIGVPPRRINEIVHGKRRVTADTALRLARYFGTTDLFWINLQNRYDLEIEKDALGDILDSIRPLQSA
- a CDS encoding PIN domain-containing protein, which gives rise to MSLESLVLDSQGFSGWIDRDRKVMRLLEQAERDGTDLAMSAATIIEISHSGVDTARLSWLLSQIRVEAVTKESARRSAALLKAAGLHGHKYAIDAMVAEVALRLPAPVAVLTSDVDDMVKLCGQRVRTIGL
- a CDS encoding Uma2 family endonuclease, with product MTAVPEWMRPPRPEGWYAEDLDSLAEAPRHTELIDGALVFMMSPQRVWHARMITALVNSLTDQAPAGIEVDREITIRLDQWNRPEPDLLATKAPFDPSRTFYTPEETLLVVEVVSPESAHRDRNVKLRKYAEAGIANYWRIEDEDGSPVVHAYELDGPTRSYVATAIHRHELRTTTPFAIKIDLDGLVPGRKT